Proteins encoded by one window of Polyangia bacterium:
- a CDS encoding rhodanese-like domain-containing protein, protein IEGAVSVPFYDPAPYFDKLPKDVWLVCYCACPHAESGQLAEKLRAQGFTKVTVLDEGLGFWRTQKYGTTLQTKTQEH, encoded by the coding sequence CATCGAAGGCGCGGTCAGCGTGCCGTTTTATGATCCGGCGCCCTACTTCGACAAGCTGCCGAAAGACGTCTGGTTGGTCTGTTACTGCGCCTGCCCCCACGCCGAATCCGGCCAGCTGGCCGAGAAGCTGCGCGCGCAGGGCTTCACCAAGGTGACGGTCCTTGACGAAGGCCTGGGCTTTTGGCGCACGCAGAAGTACGGCACGACCCTGCAGACAAAGACGCAAGAACACTAA